From the Paraflavitalea soli genome, the window TTATTCATTCGCAAAAGCATGTCAAAAAATCACCCCGTTCACCTCTTAGGGCTTATATGTATTGCGCTTGGCGCTCAGGTAGCTGAAGCGCAGGTATTGACGCTGAAGGAAGCAGTTCAAACGGGCCTGCACAATTATAGTGCTATCAAGGCCAAGGTCAATTATGTCAATGCCTCCAAAGCGACCGTTAAGCAAAGTGAAAAAGAATACCTGCCTGATCTCGGTATATCCTTCCAGCATGATTACGGAACAGTCAATGGAACCACTGGTCCTTCCTACGCACTGCGTGGTATAAGCAATGCTGCCTCATCCGGCGCTCCTTTGTCGGAGCAAAACTGGCATGCAGCCTTTGGAGCCCTCTACCTGACCAACGTAAACTGGGATTTCTTTTCTTTTGGACGGGCCAAAGAAAAGATCAGGACCGCACAGGCGGCCGTGTCCCGCGATGAAAGCGACCTGGTGCAGGAACAGTTTCAGCATGAGATAAGGGTATCAGCCGCGTATATGAACCTGCTGGCGGCCCAGCGGCTTACCCAGTCATGGCAAAACAATCTCGACAGGGCGATCGCCCTGCAGGGCATTGTAACTACCCGCGTAAAAAATGGCCTCAATGCCGGAGTTGATTCTTCACTGGCCAATGCCGAAGTATCGAGCGCACGCATCGTGTTGACCCGCGCCAGGGATTATGAGCAGGAGCAGGCCAATCAACTGGCCATCCTGATGGGAGTGCCTGCACAAACCTTTAGTCTCGATACTTTATTTGTAGCACGTATACCAGCCGCCTTATACGATTCTGGCAGCCGCCGCCAGCAACATCCCTTGCTGGCATTCTATCAGCGGCGGATAGACCTGAGCAATGAACAGGCAAAATATTTCAGGACGTTTAGTTACCCCACCTTTTCCTTGTTCGGTGTATTTCAGGGCAGGGGATCCGGTTTTGATTATGATTATGGCGTGCAGGGCATGAATCACTACAAACAGGATTATCTTTCTGGTATCAATCCTAACAGGTATAACTACCTGCTGGGTGTAGGAATGGTGTGGAACCTCACTTCACCCCTGCGGGTGCAGCAGCAGGTAAATGCCCAGAAGTTTATTTCGCAGGCGCTGAAAGATGAATACGATCTCACCGATCAACGGTTGAAGGCCCAGCTGGCCCTGGCCGATAACAAGATCAAAAATGCATTGGATAATTACCGCGAAGTGCCGGTGCAGATAAAAGCTGCTTCGGATGCTTTTCTGCAGAAATCAGTATTGTATACCAACGGCCTTACCAATATGGTAGATGTTACGCAGGCTTTGTACACCCTCAACCGTGCAGAGACCGATCGTGCCATTACCTATAATAATGTATGGCAGGCCTTGTTGCTGAAAGCGGCTGCCAGTGGAGACTTTGCTTTATTTTTTAACGAGTTTTAACTGAACCTATAGACCATGGGATTGATCAGAACAGCACTTCGAAAACCTATCTCCATATTGGTACTGGTAGCCGGGTTATTGTTTTTTGGCATCAGCGCCGTACGCACCATCAAAGTGGATATATTTCCGCAGATGAACCTGCCGGTGATCTATATCTCACACCCCTTTGGTGGATATTCCCCTTCACAAATGGAGGCTTTCTTTGGAAAGCAGTATGTGAACCTTTTGTTGTTTGTGAATGGTATCAAGACCATCGAGACAAAGAATACCCAGGGCCTTACGCTGATGAAGTGTACGTTTTATCCAAAAACCAATATGGCGCAGGCGGCCGCAGAGTTGAGTGCCTTCTGTAACCGTGCGCAGGCTATCTTTCCACCTGGGTCACAACCTCCTTTTATTATACGGTTTGATGCTTCCACCTTGCCGGTGGGCCAACTGGTACTAAGCAGCCCTACCCGTACCAACAATGAATTGATGGATATGGCCAATGTATATGTACGGGCCGCCTTTACTTCCATTCCGGGTATCGTGAGCTCACCTCCATTTGGTGGTAATATCCGCACTATCGTTATTAAGGCCGATCCTGAATTGCTGCGTTCCCATCAACTTACTCCCGACCAGCTGGTTGAAGCCCTGCGCCTCAACAACCAGGTATCACCCGGTGGTAATGTGCGCATTGGCGATTATAACTACATAACACCGTCCAATACGATCATCAAGACCGTCAAAGATTTTGAGAATATGCCCCTGTACAAAGGCGGGGTGCAGAACCTGTACCTGAAAGATGTGGCTACGGTAGAAGATGGCGCCGACATTACCATGGGCTATGCCCTGGTAAATGGCAAGCGATCTGTGTATTTGAGTATTGCCAAATCGGCGGATGCCTCTACCTGGGAAGTGGTGCAGAAATTGAAAGCCGCCTTACCCACCTTCCAGGCACAGCTTCCGGAAGATGTAAAGTTGTCTTATGAGTTTGATCAGTCTGTATATGTAATGAATGCAGTAAAGAGCCTGTTAAGTGAGGGTGCCATCGGCGCCATCCTTACGGGTTTGATGGTACTGATGTTCCTGGGCGATGCACGCGGGGCGCTGATCGTGATATTGACCATTCCTACCTCCATTATTGCCGGCGTATTGTTCCTGCAATTGTTTGGACAAACCATCAATATCATGACCCTTAGCGGTCTGTCACTGGCCATTGGTATCCTGGTCGATGAATCGACGGTTACGATTGAAAATATCCACCAGCATTTCGATATGGGCAAACCCAAGGCCAAGGCCATCTGGGATGCCTGTAAAGAGATCGCATTCCCTAAATTATTGATCCTGTTCTGTATCCTGGCAGTATTCGCACCCGCCTTTACCATGCAGGGCATTCCGGGATCCTTATTCCTGCCTTTGTCCCTGGCTATCGGATTTTCTATGATCGTTTCTTATTTCCTGTCACAAACTTTTGTACCTGTACTGGCCAATTGGATCATGAAGCCCCATAAGGCCAAACATCCGGTGGCGGCGGGGCACCAGGAAGACTGGGAATTAAAAGCTGCCATGGCAGAAAGGACAGATACCAATACGGATGGTAAATTAACGCGGTTTGAAAAGTTCCGTGCCCGCTATATGCGTTTCCTCGACCGGCTGTTAAGATTCCGTAAACCGGTAGCCGCAGGTACTTTACTGGTGGCTATCGGGGCGGTGGTATGGTTGCTCTCCAGCATCGGACGTGATGTATTGCCCAGGGTAAATGGTTCACAGTTCCAGGTGCGCCTCAGGGCTCCGCAGGGTATGCGCATTGAACGTACAGAAGAAAAGACCATCAGGTTATTAAACATCCTGGAGCATATGGTGGGCAAAGAAAATATTGGCATCAGCTCCGCTTTCATAGGGCAGCACCCCGGCCAATTTTCTACCAGCCCCATCTACCTGTTTTCCGGCGGTCCGCATGAAGCGGTATTGCAGGTGAGCTTACAGGAAGACTACAAAGTGAATATGGACCAGCTGAAGGAAAATATTCGTGCAGAAGTGGCGAAAGCTATGCCAGATGTGAAGTTATCTTTTGAACCCATCGAGCTTACAGATAAAATACTAAGCCAGGGTTCACCCACGCCGGTAGAAGTAAGGATAGCAGGCCGCAATAAAAAGCTGAATGAAGAGTATGCGCACAAAGTGATGGATAAGCTGAAGCAGATCAGTTACCTGCGTGATATACAGATAGCACAGCCAATAAAGTATCCAGCCCTCAATATCAATATCGACAGGATCAAGGCGGCCCAATTGGGAGTAGATATGTCGGATATCTCCCGTTCTTTGATCGCCTCTACCTCTTCTTCCCGTTATACGGAAAAGAATGTATGGCTCGATGAAAAGGCCGGCTTGAGTTATAGTGTGCAGGTGCAGGTGCCTGAAGTTAAAATGGCGAGTGTCAACAGCATTGGTGAAATACCGGTATTGAGAAATGCGCCCCGCCCGGTGCTGAGTGATGTGGCTACTATTGAAGCAGATACCACGTATGGCGAAAACGACAACCTGGGGGCTATGCCGATCATATCTGTAACGGCCAACCTGGTAAATAAGGACCTGGGTGTAGCTACAGACGATGTAAAGAAGGCCATTGCTTCCCTGGGAGAACTGCCCCGTGGTTTATCGGTGGAACCAATAGGATTGGGACAGGTATTAACAGAAACGCTGGATAGTTTACAATCAGGTCTGATCGTAGCTATTGTGGTGATCTTCCTGATGCTGGCCGCCAACTTCCAATCGTTCAAAGTATCGTTGGTGGTATTGACTACCGTGCCGGCGGTGTTGCTGGGGGCCTTGCTGATGTTGCTGGCCACTGGTTCTACACTCAACCTGCAATCCTACATGGGTATCATCATGTCTGTAGGTGTGTCGATCGCCAATGCGGTGTTGCTGATCACCAATGCCGAACAGTTGCGCAAGCACAATGGTAATGCCTTGCAGAGTGCACGGGAAGCAGCCGCCTTGCGTATACGTCCGATCTTGATGACGAGTATGGCGATGGTAGTAGGCATGGTGCCGATGGCAGCCGGTTTGGGTGAAGCCGGCGACCAGGTGTCTCCGCTGGCGAGGGCCGTGATCGGCGGATTGATCGCTTCTACTTTTGCCACCCTGTTGTTATTACCCCTGGTATTTGCCTGGGTGCAGGGTAAGGCTTCTACCGTTTCAGTGTCCTTAGACCCTGAGGATAAGGAGAGTAAGTATTATGTGGAGCCGTGAGTGGTGAGAAGAATTTGCAAGTAAAATAAGATAAATAATTAATTAGGAACTTTGAGGTCGCGGCTAAAAGCTAACAGCTAATACCTAACCGCTAACACCTGATACCTGGATCCTTTAAACAGAGCATATGAGATCAAAACATATATTATTCCTGGCATTGGCCGGTTGGGGCATCATCCCCACAGCCTGTAATTCTTCTCACGGTGAGAAGAAGACAGAGAATGCCGTAGCGCCGGCTCCCGCAGCCATCGAAGTATTTCCATTGGAGAAAGAAAAATTATCTACTTCGTTCCAGACACCTGCAGAGTTGATCGCGTGGCAGCAGGTAGACCTGTATGCCAAGGAAAACAGCTTTGTAAGAAAGCTGTTTGTAGATGTGGGTTCCGAAGTGAAAGCGGGTCAGTTGTTGGTTTCGCTGGAAGCTCCTGAGCTCAATTCAAGGCTGGCGGCAGCTGAATCAAGGCTCAAGTCGCAGGAGGCTATTTACACCGCCAGCAAATCGCAGTACGATCGTTTGTATGAGACCAGCAAAACGCCGGGTACCATATCTCAGAATGACCTGGACCAGGCGGCTGCCCGCAAAAATTCTGATCTGGCGCAATTGGAAGCTGCCAAAGCAGCCCATAAAGAGGTGACCATTACTCAAAGCTACCTGGAGATCAGAGCGCCTTTCAATGGAGTGATCAGTGCGCGTAATGCCAACCCCGGCGCTTATGTAGGTCCTTCGGGAAAAGGATCGGAATTCCCTATGTTCACGTTGCAGGAGCAACGAAAACTGAGACTGGTAGTGGCGGTGCCGGAAGCATTAACGGGTTACCTCGAAAACAAACATGCTGTTCAATTCACCGTGAAAGCCCTTCCCAATGAAACGTTTAAAGGAGTCGTGAATCGTTTATCAGGCGCCCTCGATAGCCGTTTGCGTTCAGAACGCATTGAGATCGATGTAGAGAACAACAATAAGAAGTTATTGCCCGGCATGATCGCAGAAGTAAATATTCCTTTTCCTGCAAGGGACAGTACCTTAACAATTCCCAAGTCGGCCCTGGTCAACTCAACCGAAAGAGTATTTGTGATCCGTATTGCCAACAATAAAGCGGAATGGGTGGATGTGAAGAAAGGACGTGATATCGGTGGCAAGATTGAAATTTATGCCAATACCCTGCAGCCTGGTGATCAACTGGTGAGGAAAGCGAGTGAAGAGGTCAGGAACGGATCGGAGGTAAAAAATGTTAAAGTGGTTACTGTTACACAATAAAAGAGATCATGTTGGTTATCTGTGGCCAGTTACCGCTTACCGGTGACTGGCTTTTTTTATCCGATCCCTCCTCTTCCTTGTCGATTCTCTTCATTTTTATCATTTCGACCGCTTTTTGTTCATTTCGACCGCAGGGAGAAATCTGCTAATCGAAGCAAACGTCAAAGCAAGAGATTGCTGATTGCCGATTCACGATCCCCCTGTTTGAATTTCATAAGTATCCGTTTGATCTTTATAAACAAGGCCCTGTAATCCATAGTATCTTTGAGCTATAAATTATTAGTCTATGAAATACAGAAATCTTGGAACCACAGGCGAAAAGCTTTCGGCTGTTGGTTTAGGTTGCATGGGTATGAGTTTTGCCTATGGACCGGGGGATGATACGGAATCTATTGCTACCCTGCATCGTGCGCTTGATCTGGGGATCAATTTCTGGGATACGGCAGATGTTTATGGCTTTGGAGTGAACGAAGAACTGATCTCGAAAGTATTGGTACCCAATCGCGATAAAGTTTTCATTGCCACAAAGTTTGGTTTCCGCCAGAAAGAAGGGGGTGGTACTTATTTCGATGGTTCGGTAGCTCATATGAAGAATTCAGTAGAAGCAAGCCTGAAACGTTTGAAGATCGATACCATCGATCTGTATTATGCGCACCGTATTGATCCCAATGTACCGGTGGAGGAAATGGTAGGGGCCATGGCGCAACTGGTGAAGGAAGGTAAAGTGCGTTACCTCGGTTTATCCGAAGCTTCTGTGGCCTCCATCCGCAAGGCCCATGCCGTGCATCCTATAGCTGCTTTGCAAAGCGAATATGCGGTGATAACCCGTGGCGTTGAAAAAGAAATATTACCCGCAATACGTGAATTGGGTATTTCACTGGTACCCTATAGTCCGCTGGCCCGGGGATTGGTTACCGCTACAGTACTGGATAAGTCGCAGCTGGCAGCCGATGATTTCCGCAGGACCCTGCCCCGCTTCGATGAAGCCAACTGGGACAATAACCAGCGCCTCGCGGCAGGGTTTGGTGAACTGGCTGTTGCAAAAGGCATTACACCGGCACAACTGGCACTGGGATGGGTATTGGCACAGGGTGAAGATATTATTCCCATTCCCGGCACCAAGAAGCGGAAGTACCTGGAAGAAAATGCAGGGGCAGCCGATGTGGTATTGACAGCCGGTGATTTGCAGGACATTGAAGCCTTGCTGAAAAAGTATCCCAATACGGGAGAACGTTACAATGAAGGGTCTATGAAGCTCGTAAACAACTAAGACAATAATTAGCGGGTGGTACCGGTCACTATCGGGCCACCCGCTTTTTTATACTATAACGGTATAGTGATTTGTTGAGTTCTCCACATTTGTGCTCCTCCCTTGTGCCCCTTGCCATAATTCCTGTCGTTCCACAACTTTCTTTGTAAAATCTTCGTACATTTCTTGGGTAATAACTGCTAGTAGCGGGCGCTTATATGTCCTTTTTGAGGTAAAGGCCCGTCTAAATCACTCAACATGAAAGGTATCCACATCGGCCGGTGGTTCAGGAACGTATCGATTGCAAAGAAGCTGTACTTCACGGTAGGGATTATGGCCCTGTTGATTGCCTTCGAGCTGGGCGCACTTATTTTTTCCATCAACACACTTTCTTCAGTAAGGGCTTATGTAAATGGCGAAGGGCTTTGGTCAAAGGCCCAGAAAGATGCCATGTACCAACTCCTTAAATATGGCCGCAGCAGGGATGAGGCCGATTACCTGGAATTCAAAGAATTCATGAAAGTACCCATGGGCGATCATAAAGCCCTGGTAGAATTGAGCAAACAGAAACCCGACCTCCAGGCAGCCCGGGAGGGGTTGATAGCAGGCCGTAATCATCCCGACGATGTAGAGGGGATGATCAAACTCTTCAGAAGATTCCACAGTGAAGATCATATCCACCGGGCCATTCTGGCCTGGAATGCGGCCGACA encodes:
- a CDS encoding efflux RND transporter permease subunit, with protein sequence MGLIRTALRKPISILVLVAGLLFFGISAVRTIKVDIFPQMNLPVIYISHPFGGYSPSQMEAFFGKQYVNLLLFVNGIKTIETKNTQGLTLMKCTFYPKTNMAQAAAELSAFCNRAQAIFPPGSQPPFIIRFDASTLPVGQLVLSSPTRTNNELMDMANVYVRAAFTSIPGIVSSPPFGGNIRTIVIKADPELLRSHQLTPDQLVEALRLNNQVSPGGNVRIGDYNYITPSNTIIKTVKDFENMPLYKGGVQNLYLKDVATVEDGADITMGYALVNGKRSVYLSIAKSADASTWEVVQKLKAALPTFQAQLPEDVKLSYEFDQSVYVMNAVKSLLSEGAIGAILTGLMVLMFLGDARGALIVILTIPTSIIAGVLFLQLFGQTINIMTLSGLSLAIGILVDESTVTIENIHQHFDMGKPKAKAIWDACKEIAFPKLLILFCILAVFAPAFTMQGIPGSLFLPLSLAIGFSMIVSYFLSQTFVPVLANWIMKPHKAKHPVAAGHQEDWELKAAMAERTDTNTDGKLTRFEKFRARYMRFLDRLLRFRKPVAAGTLLVAIGAVVWLLSSIGRDVLPRVNGSQFQVRLRAPQGMRIERTEEKTIRLLNILEHMVGKENIGISSAFIGQHPGQFSTSPIYLFSGGPHEAVLQVSLQEDYKVNMDQLKENIRAEVAKAMPDVKLSFEPIELTDKILSQGSPTPVEVRIAGRNKKLNEEYAHKVMDKLKQISYLRDIQIAQPIKYPALNINIDRIKAAQLGVDMSDISRSLIASTSSSRYTEKNVWLDEKAGLSYSVQVQVPEVKMASVNSIGEIPVLRNAPRPVLSDVATIEADTTYGENDNLGAMPIISVTANLVNKDLGVATDDVKKAIASLGELPRGLSVEPIGLGQVLTETLDSLQSGLIVAIVVIFLMLAANFQSFKVSLVVLTTVPAVLLGALLMLLATGSTLNLQSYMGIIMSVGVSIANAVLLITNAEQLRKHNGNALQSAREAAALRIRPILMTSMAMVVGMVPMAAGLGEAGDQVSPLARAVIGGLIASTFATLLLLPLVFAWVQGKASTVSVSLDPEDKESKYYVEP
- a CDS encoding TolC family protein; protein product: MSKNHPVHLLGLICIALGAQVAEAQVLTLKEAVQTGLHNYSAIKAKVNYVNASKATVKQSEKEYLPDLGISFQHDYGTVNGTTGPSYALRGISNAASSGAPLSEQNWHAAFGALYLTNVNWDFFSFGRAKEKIRTAQAAVSRDESDLVQEQFQHEIRVSAAYMNLLAAQRLTQSWQNNLDRAIALQGIVTTRVKNGLNAGVDSSLANAEVSSARIVLTRARDYEQEQANQLAILMGVPAQTFSLDTLFVARIPAALYDSGSRRQQHPLLAFYQRRIDLSNEQAKYFRTFSYPTFSLFGVFQGRGSGFDYDYGVQGMNHYKQDYLSGINPNRYNYLLGVGMVWNLTSPLRVQQQVNAQKFISQALKDEYDLTDQRLKAQLALADNKIKNALDNYREVPVQIKAASDAFLQKSVLYTNGLTNMVDVTQALYTLNRAETDRAITYNNVWQALLLKAAASGDFALFFNEF
- a CDS encoding efflux RND transporter periplasmic adaptor subunit — translated: MRSKHILFLALAGWGIIPTACNSSHGEKKTENAVAPAPAAIEVFPLEKEKLSTSFQTPAELIAWQQVDLYAKENSFVRKLFVDVGSEVKAGQLLVSLEAPELNSRLAAAESRLKSQEAIYTASKSQYDRLYETSKTPGTISQNDLDQAAARKNSDLAQLEAAKAAHKEVTITQSYLEIRAPFNGVISARNANPGAYVGPSGKGSEFPMFTLQEQRKLRLVVAVPEALTGYLENKHAVQFTVKALPNETFKGVVNRLSGALDSRLRSERIEIDVENNNKKLLPGMIAEVNIPFPARDSTLTIPKSALVNSTERVFVIRIANNKAEWVDVKKGRDIGGKIEIYANTLQPGDQLVRKASEEVRNGSEVKNVKVVTVTQ
- a CDS encoding aldo/keto reductase, which produces MKYRNLGTTGEKLSAVGLGCMGMSFAYGPGDDTESIATLHRALDLGINFWDTADVYGFGVNEELISKVLVPNRDKVFIATKFGFRQKEGGGTYFDGSVAHMKNSVEASLKRLKIDTIDLYYAHRIDPNVPVEEMVGAMAQLVKEGKVRYLGLSEASVASIRKAHAVHPIAALQSEYAVITRGVEKEILPAIRELGISLVPYSPLARGLVTATVLDKSQLAADDFRRTLPRFDEANWDNNQRLAAGFGELAVAKGITPAQLALGWVLAQGEDIIPIPGTKKRKYLEENAGAADVVLTAGDLQDIEALLKKYPNTGERYNEGSMKLVNN